The Paenibacillus sp. RC334 nucleotide sequence GCAGAGTAGGCCATGAAACATGGCTGATGATCGACGGAAAGCTCGTGGAGCAAGCGGATACCGAGGCTTTTTTCGATGCACCACAGCACAATGAAACCCGCAGGTTCATAGCAGGAGAATGGGTATGACAATTGTTGCCCTGATTCTTTCTCTCGGTTTTGTGTTCATCGCCATCGTCATGTCCAAATCCTTCAAGCTTGGTCTGGATCGGGATATCATTATCGCCACGATCAGAGCATCGGTTCAGTTGCTGGCCATCGGCTATGTGCTGCATTTGATTTTCGGGATGCAGAGCTACGGATTTATCACATTGTTCATTCTGCTCATGATCACCGTAGCCTCCCAAAATGTGGCACGCAAAGGACGATTCATTCCCGGCCTTATGTGGAAATCATTCCTGACGCTGCTATGTGTAGAAATCGTTACACAGGCATTCCTGATTAGCCTGCATATCATTCCGGCGACAGCCCGGTATATGATTCCGATTAGCGGCATGATCATTGGCAGCTCCATGATTTTGTCCAGTCTGCTGGTGTCCCGGCTCAAGTCGGAGGTGCTGCTGCGCAAGCCTGAAATCATGCTCATCCTGGCACTAGGTGGCACACCGAGACAAGCCATTTTCCCTATACTCAAGGATTGC carries:
- the fetB gene encoding iron export ABC transporter permease subunit FetB, giving the protein MTIVALILSLGFVFIAIVMSKSFKLGLDRDIIIATIRASVQLLAIGYVLHLIFGMQSYGFITLFILLMITVASQNVARKGRFIPGLMWKSFLTLLCVEIVTQAFLISLHIIPATARYMIPISGMIIGSSMILSSLLVSRLKSEVLLRKPEIMLILALGGTPRQAIFPILKDCIRSSMIPTIEGQKTLGLVQLPGMMTGQIIAGANPIAAVRLQLLIVFTTMTSAILTSVLLSLFIYPALFTRQQQLRTEAWER